Within Deltaproteobacteria bacterium, the genomic segment CGCACCGCGTCCACCCGTGCGAAGAGCTTGCGCTTGATCTCCAGGTTCTCGGTGACGGCCTCCACGACCCAGTCGCAGCGGGCGAGGGAATGAAGGTGATCCTCGAAGTTCCCGGGGGTGACGAGCGCGGCGTCGTCGGGGTCGAAGAAGAGCGGTGGCCTCGCGTGGAGGGTCCGCTGGAGGTTCGCGATGGCGAAGCGGTTGCGATGGCGCGGGTCTGCGCGGCCGATGCCGCGCGCGAGCTCCTCGGGTGTCGGCTCCGGGGGGAGAATGTCGAGGAGCAGGGTCTCCACGCCCATCCCGGCGAGGTGTGCGGCGATCCCGCTTCCCATCACGCCCGACCCCAGGACGGCTGCGCGTCGGATTCTGCGGGGCATCTCGTCTCCTTGGCGATCTGGTTGCGTCCCAGCCTCGGCCGAGATGGTTGCCATGTCAATACGGCTGGGAGTACCCTTGCGGGCACCTTCGCGTCGGGACATGTCGAACAGCACCATCTATCCGATGACCTTCGCCCCGCTCCTCAAGGAGCTCGTGTGGGGCGGGGACAAGCTGGGCCGCCTCCTCGGCAAGGGCGCTCCGACGAGCCGCCCGATCGGCGAGTCGTGGGAGCTCGTCGACCTGCCGAGCGACCAGAGTGTGGTGGCCTCCGGTCTGCGCGCGGGCACGAGCCTGCACGAACTTCTCGCGCACGACGCGGTCTCCGTGCTCGGGCCCGTGGGACTCGATGGGGGGCGATTCCCGCTGCTCGTGAAGTACATCGATGCGGCGCAGACCCTGTCGGTGCAGGTCCATCCGGACGAGACCGCCGCGACGGCGCTCGGCGGGCGGCCGAAGAACGAGGTCTGGTACGTGCTCCACGCCGAGCCGGGGGCGCGCCTCTATCTCGGACTGCGGCCGGGGACGACCCGCGAGACCTTCGAGCGCGCGCTGGCCGAGGGGAGCGTCGAGGGACTGCTGCAGGAGATCCCCGCGGCGGCGGGGCAGATGGTGCACGTGAGCCCGGGCACCGTTCACGCGATCGGCGCGGGGATCTTGCTCGCGGAGGTGCAGCAGCCCTCGGACACGACCTACCGCGTGTACGACTGGGGGCGCGTGGGCCTCGACGGGAAGCCGCGCCCGCTGCACGTGGACCAGGCCCTGACGTGCATCGGCTGGGGAAACCCGGCGCGCGTTCGCCTGCCGAACGCGGGCGAACGGCTGGATGCCGGGCACTTCTTCGCCACGATCCACGCCCTCGTGGGCGGCGAGCAGCTGCGCTTGCCAGGCCAGGGTCCTCTCGTGCTCGTGGGGCTCGACGGAGAGGCCGAGGCGCGGTGGGGAGGCGCCGAGCCGATCCGCCTCGTCCTCGGGCAGGTGGCGCTGGTGCCGCACGCCTGTCGCGACGCCATCGTCGTCGGGAAGAAGGGCGCGCGCCTGCTGGCGGTGACCTTCCCGGTGCACTGACCGCGTCAGGGCTCTTTACTTCGTCTTGCCCTTGTCCGCCTCGAGCCCGAGTTCGAGCTGCGCGGCCTTGGTCTGCGCCTGGTCGTCGGCGCGGCGGAGCTGGGCCACCACCTGGGCGCGCTTTTCGAACCCGCGGTGGAGCGGTGCGATGCGCTCGTCGTCGTAGTCGTAGAGCACCGCGTCCAGCTTGTTCGGCGAGGGCTGAAGCAGGCAGCGGAGCACCTGCTCGAGCTTGCGCATGTACGAGAACGGGAAGGTCAGAAAGAGGCGGCGGGCCTCCGGCGCGCGGACCGACTCGGCGGCGATCTGGCCGGTGGCCATCAGCACCTGAACCTCGCCGCGGCGGAAGCGCTCGATGGTGCGCTGCCGGTCGGCGGGCCGCATCGCGCTGGTCAGGAGCTCGACGCGCACGCCCGGCGGAACGCGATTCGCGAGCTGCTCCAGGTGATCGCGTCGCTCGGACAGGACGAGGCAAGGATGCCCGGCGCCCGTCTCGCGGGCGATGTCCTCGGAGATCTGGCGGTTGCGCTCTTCGTCCTGAGCCAGCGCCGCGAGCAGCGCCTGGTAGTGCTCTCTCCCCTCGTAGGGGAAGGCGAAGCTCGTCGCCTGGAAGCGCGTGTTGAAGGGGACCGAGCGCCCGGCCGTGCTGACGTGGATCTGATGGATGACGCCGCCGAGGCTCAGGTAGAGCGAGTCGTGGAGGCCATCGGCACGGGTGGACGAGCCGGCCAGGCCGAGCAGGTACCGCGCGCCGACCGCACGGACCACGCGCATCAGCACGACGGGGTCCACCACGTCGAGCGCGTCGAAGAGGACCATGCCGTAGCCGTCGCGCAGGTCTGCCGCCGAAAGGCGCGCCACCGCCTCGTAGGTGCCGACGACGACGCGTGCGGCCGGGCGGGCCTCGCCCAGCGTCGCGAGGTTCGGCGCTCCGAGCTGCAGGCGCGCGCCGAGCTCGGCGGCCCAAAGGTCGCGGATGCGCGCGTCCTCGGCCAGCACGAGCGTGCGTTGCTGACGGCGAGCGACCAGCTCCGCGGCCAGGGTGACGCGATCGGCGCTGCGCGGCGCCACGAGGACGCCGGAGTCGTGGAGCAGGAGCCGTCTGAGAGCGCTCTGGTCGGCTTCGGTGAGGGTCTGTCTCGCCCGGACGGCGGGGCAGGCCACCATCGTGCGACGATCCACCACGGAATAGGGCACGCCGTGCCGCCGGCAGGTCTCGGTGACGCGAGGGAGCATCCCCTGCGGCATGAGGTGCTGGCCGTCGCGGGTCTGCAGGAGATTCAGCAGGGCCCGCTCGCCGCCGTCGTGCTGCAGCAAGCGTCCGCTCTCGGCCTGGCGCAGCTGGCGCCGGAGCGCGTCGACGACCCGCCTCGGCGTGACCTCGCTGGCCACGTGGACGTCGGTGTCGACGAGAATCTCGAGCGGCTGTGGATCGGCCAATGCTGCTCTCGCCATGCCGTGAGCCCTACCGCGCAGCCCGCGGAGCGAGGCGCTCTCGCTGTGCGTACCGCGCCGGCTCGTCGAGTGTCGGTCCCACCATATCGAAGCTATCT encodes:
- a CDS encoding class I mannose-6-phosphate isomerase produces the protein MSNSTIYPMTFAPLLKELVWGGDKLGRLLGKGAPTSRPIGESWELVDLPSDQSVVASGLRAGTSLHELLAHDAVSVLGPVGLDGGRFPLLVKYIDAAQTLSVQVHPDETAATALGGRPKNEVWYVLHAEPGARLYLGLRPGTTRETFERALAEGSVEGLLQEIPAAAGQMVHVSPGTVHAIGAGILLAEVQQPSDTTYRVYDWGRVGLDGKPRPLHVDQALTCIGWGNPARVRLPNAGERLDAGHFFATIHALVGGEQLRLPGQGPLVLVGLDGEAEARWGGAEPIRLVLGQVALVPHACRDAIVVGKKGARLLAVTFPVH